One window of the Glycocaulis alkaliphilus genome contains the following:
- a CDS encoding MotA/TolQ/ExbB proton channel family protein, which translates to MDFQGAFSGLQEFLERGGPILTWIMALTFVMWAFILERLAYFGLAHKGVAGRAIREWGARSDHSSWHAHAIRDQLISEVRLKADQNVELIKTLVALAPLFGLLGTVTGMVAVFDVMAISGSSDARGMSAGVARATIPTMAGMVSALSGLIFSSQIERMAKRRVHELADELEVG; encoded by the coding sequence ATGGATTTCCAAGGCGCCTTTTCCGGCCTGCAGGAATTCCTGGAGCGCGGTGGCCCGATCCTCACCTGGATCATGGCTCTGACCTTCGTGATGTGGGCGTTTATCCTTGAGCGGCTGGCCTATTTCGGGCTGGCCCACAAGGGAGTGGCCGGCCGGGCGATCAGGGAGTGGGGCGCGCGCAGCGACCATAGCTCCTGGCACGCCCACGCCATCCGCGACCAGCTCATTTCCGAGGTCAGGCTGAAGGCCGACCAGAATGTGGAGTTGATCAAGACCCTCGTGGCTCTTGCGCCTCTCTTCGGTCTTCTGGGTACGGTGACCGGCATGGTGGCAGTGTTCGACGTGATGGCCATTTCAGGCTCGTCGGATGCTCGCGGGATGTCAGCGGGTGTTGCCCGCGCCACCATCCCCACCATGGCCGGCATGGTCTCCGCGCTTTCGGGACTTATTTTCTCCAGCCAGATTGAACGCATGGCCAAGCGCCGTGTACACGAGCTGGCCGACGAAC
- a CDS encoding MotA/TolQ/ExbB proton channel family protein, with product MKTLFKIAAAVSLSASLLAGTAMAQESQRQPVTSISQLLDRVRADARDAAAENQRRLQEFRANRDRQAALVAQARGQLNTLEAAGRANQERFEANQERIRELDAELRQAQGAFGELFGAARQKSGEFASIIEASIASAQAPGRHQPLRELSQSRTLPDRAELDRIWQAMISEMELQGDVVTFNARVSGVNDGQPVPVTRVGVFNAFITQGGTRYVLWRTEETNPAAGYRLVQLERQPPGRLLDAASNLARASEGEIVSGPIDPSRGQLLNIYKDVPNTVERFNQGGIVAQIILGLLIFSAAFGLFRLFALFTTNSAINGQKRRSTASKGNPLGRIMLAYEEVKDRPIETIELKLDEAILRETPKLEFGLNFLKLAAAVAPLLGLLGTVTGMIRTFTQITLFGTGDPRIMAGGISEALVTTVMGLIAAIPLLFIHSFAASFARGAQQTLEEQAAGIIARHAEERAG from the coding sequence ATGAAAACGCTTTTTAAAATTGCCGCGGCTGTCTCGCTCAGCGCCAGCCTTCTTGCCGGCACCGCGATGGCCCAGGAAAGCCAGCGCCAGCCGGTGACATCAATTTCCCAGCTTCTTGACCGTGTCCGGGCCGACGCCCGCGATGCAGCGGCGGAAAACCAGCGCCGCCTGCAGGAGTTCCGTGCCAACCGTGACCGTCAGGCGGCTCTTGTCGCCCAGGCGCGCGGCCAGCTGAACACGCTGGAAGCGGCGGGCCGCGCCAATCAGGAGCGGTTCGAGGCCAATCAGGAGCGGATCCGCGAGCTTGACGCCGAACTGCGTCAGGCCCAGGGCGCGTTCGGTGAGCTGTTTGGTGCAGCCCGTCAGAAATCAGGCGAGTTCGCCTCCATCATTGAGGCCTCCATCGCTTCGGCGCAGGCGCCGGGCCGTCACCAGCCGCTTCGCGAACTGTCGCAAAGCCGCACCCTGCCGGACCGTGCCGAGCTGGACCGGATCTGGCAGGCCATGATCTCCGAAATGGAGCTTCAGGGTGATGTCGTAACCTTCAATGCCCGCGTGTCGGGTGTGAATGACGGCCAGCCGGTTCCGGTGACCCGCGTGGGCGTGTTCAACGCCTTCATCACGCAAGGTGGCACGCGTTACGTGCTGTGGCGCACCGAAGAGACCAACCCGGCTGCCGGCTACCGTCTCGTGCAGCTTGAGCGCCAGCCGCCAGGCCGCCTGCTTGATGCCGCCAGCAATCTTGCCCGCGCTTCTGAAGGCGAGATTGTCTCCGGCCCGATCGATCCGTCGCGTGGCCAGCTGCTAAACATTTACAAGGATGTCCCCAACACGGTCGAACGCTTCAACCAGGGTGGTATCGTTGCGCAGATCATTCTCGGCCTGCTGATCTTCTCGGCTGCCTTCGGTTTGTTCCGCCTGTTTGCCCTGTTCACCACGAACTCGGCGATTAATGGCCAGAAGCGCCGTTCCACGGCCTCCAAGGGCAACCCGCTCGGCCGCATCATGCTCGCCTATGAAGAGGTGAAAGACCGTCCGATCGAGACGATTGAGCTCAAGCTGGATGAAGCCATCCTGCGCGAGACGCCCAAGCTCGAATTCGGCCTGAATTTCCTGAAGCTCGCTGCCGCTGTTGCGCCGCTGCTGGGTCTTCTGGGTACGGTTACGGGTATGATCCGCACCTTTACGCAGATCACCCTGTTCGGCACCGGCGACCCCCGCATCATGGCGGGCGGTATCTCCGAAGCCCTCGTGACCACGGTTATGGGTCTTATCGCCGCCATCCCGCTGCTCTTCATCCACTCGTTTGCCGCCAGCTTCGCTCGCGGGGCACAGCAAACGCTGGAAGAGCAGGCCGCTGGCATCATCGCACGTCACGCTGAAGAGCGTGCTGGCTAG
- a CDS encoding DUF3450 domain-containing protein: MSQLKSRLRTAIAVGLGSMLVAGAAHAQLDQALQVARQSTQEGARAQQEINDVADRAGDLEREYLALRQQIEDQRVYVEQQEVFLRSQANELEALQFQLERVGSIERDLTPMLLEMYVAIDEFVSNDLPFQTDVRRARLDNIERMLGDASVPPAEKYRVILNAYEIEAAYGRSLRTYGEEVVIDGVPNEVNVLQFGRVALVRIFQDRSMEIMTQSNPEWRPLSGSHANNVQRALRIAQEVTTPDVFVAPLPGPATR, encoded by the coding sequence ATGTCACAATTGAAATCACGTCTCCGTACGGCGATTGCCGTCGGATTGGGTTCCATGCTGGTCGCGGGCGCTGCCCATGCCCAGCTCGATCAAGCGCTTCAGGTGGCCCGTCAGTCCACCCAGGAGGGCGCCCGGGCTCAGCAAGAGATCAATGACGTCGCGGACCGCGCCGGCGATCTCGAGCGCGAGTACCTGGCTCTGCGTCAGCAGATCGAGGATCAGCGCGTCTATGTGGAACAGCAGGAAGTCTTCCTGCGTTCGCAGGCAAACGAGCTTGAAGCGCTTCAGTTCCAGCTTGAGCGAGTAGGCTCGATCGAGCGCGATCTCACGCCGATGCTTCTGGAAATGTATGTCGCTATCGACGAATTCGTTTCCAATGACCTGCCGTTCCAGACCGATGTGCGCCGCGCCCGTCTCGACAATATCGAGCGGATGCTGGGCGACGCATCTGTGCCGCCGGCCGAGAAGTACCGGGTCATTCTGAACGCCTACGAGATCGAAGCCGCCTACGGGCGCAGCCTTCGCACCTATGGCGAAGAGGTCGTCATTGATGGCGTTCCCAATGAGGTGAACGTTCTTCAGTTCGGCCGTGTTGCGCTGGTGCGCATCTTCCAAGACCGCTCGATGGAGATCATGACCCAGTCGAATCCTGAATGGCGTCCGCTGTCAGGGTCTCACGCCAACAACGTCCAGCGTGCTCTGCGGATTGCGCAGGAAGTGACCACGCCTGATGTGTTTGTCGCGCCCCTTCCGGGCCCGGCTACCCGCTAG
- the sppA gene encoding signal peptide peptidase SppA: MRPRLRMIGSAAMRQFWITFFGSIAGVIAGAILTMLLLGFMLAALIASVAQQASEGRSARASGGDLVLQLDLRRDRLDQPSRSPFAFSEPLSVVDIVTTLQRAQGDSRVRGVLVRANEFGMSPAQAEEIRSALARFSASGRFVIAHAQGFEGTGITNYFAVSGADEIWMQDTSSFSAVGLASESLFLGGLFEQFGAQAEFLQFHEYKNAANTFTEDGFTEAHLEATSSFLNAILESALTASAGDRGMELATFRQRIVSGPHSAEAALQAGLVDQLGHPAAARAAALERAGTNAAVQDIETYARNLAATPAATRGPVIAMISGQGSIITGSGQTGFGGGNAIGGDAMADAIDAAAAADDVRAIIVRVDSGGGSAIASDQIWDAVVRAREAGKPVIVSMASLAASGGYYLAAPADLIIANATTLTGSIGVVFGKIVIDGALDRIGVNIEPVSVGGEFATAYSSQTPFSETQRAAIEAMASEIYDDFTGRVAEGRDLPITRVREIARGRVWTGAQALELGLVDRIGGLHEALEAARELAGIDADETVRVRSYPRQPTPMEALQQIFGLSAEGAQSASRLQALLELPEVRAALEARERAGVRGVQMRTDETVPR; the protein is encoded by the coding sequence TTGCGGCCACGTCTTCGCATGATCGGGAGTGCTGCGATGCGCCAGTTCTGGATAACGTTTTTCGGGTCGATAGCCGGTGTCATCGCCGGTGCAATACTTACCATGCTGCTGCTCGGCTTCATGCTGGCAGCGCTGATCGCGTCTGTAGCGCAACAGGCCAGCGAAGGCCGCAGCGCGCGCGCCTCTGGCGGCGATCTGGTTCTTCAGCTGGATCTGCGCCGCGACCGGCTGGACCAGCCCTCGCGCTCACCCTTTGCCTTTTCAGAGCCGCTGTCCGTGGTTGATATCGTGACCACGCTCCAGCGCGCTCAGGGCGATAGCCGGGTACGCGGGGTTCTCGTCCGCGCCAACGAGTTTGGCATGTCTCCGGCACAGGCCGAAGAGATTCGCAGCGCCCTCGCCCGCTTCTCCGCCAGCGGGCGCTTCGTCATCGCTCACGCCCAGGGCTTCGAGGGCACAGGCATCACGAACTATTTTGCCGTCAGCGGGGCTGATGAAATCTGGATGCAGGACACATCCTCGTTCTCGGCTGTGGGCCTTGCCAGCGAGTCGCTCTTCCTGGGCGGCCTGTTTGAGCAGTTCGGCGCACAGGCGGAGTTCCTGCAGTTCCACGAATACAAGAACGCCGCCAACACCTTTACCGAGGACGGGTTTACCGAAGCCCATCTGGAAGCCACCAGCTCCTTCCTCAACGCCATTCTGGAATCGGCCCTGACGGCGTCCGCCGGGGACCGCGGAATGGAGCTTGCCACGTTCCGCCAGCGGATCGTGTCCGGCCCGCACAGCGCCGAAGCCGCCTTGCAGGCCGGCCTGGTGGACCAGCTTGGTCATCCGGCCGCCGCGCGCGCAGCCGCCCTGGAGCGGGCTGGCACCAACGCGGCGGTGCAGGACATCGAGACCTATGCCCGCAATCTGGCGGCCACGCCTGCCGCCACACGCGGCCCGGTGATCGCCATGATCAGCGGGCAGGGTTCCATCATCACAGGATCGGGCCAGACCGGATTTGGCGGCGGCAATGCCATTGGCGGCGACGCCATGGCCGATGCGATCGACGCGGCGGCAGCAGCAGACGATGTGCGCGCCATTATCGTGCGCGTCGATAGTGGCGGCGGCTCGGCCATCGCCTCAGACCAGATCTGGGACGCGGTTGTCCGGGCCCGCGAGGCGGGTAAGCCTGTCATCGTATCCATGGCCTCCCTCGCGGCATCGGGCGGCTATTATCTGGCAGCGCCGGCGGACCTGATTATCGCCAATGCGACCACGCTCACCGGCTCGATCGGAGTTGTCTTCGGAAAGATTGTCATTGATGGCGCTCTGGACCGCATCGGAGTCAATATCGAGCCTGTTTCGGTTGGCGGCGAGTTTGCCACGGCTTACTCGTCCCAGACTCCGTTCTCCGAAACCCAGCGTGCGGCCATCGAAGCCATGGCTTCGGAAATCTATGACGATTTCACTGGCCGCGTAGCCGAAGGACGAGACCTGCCGATTACGCGCGTGCGCGAAATCGCCCGCGGGCGGGTCTGGACCGGCGCGCAGGCGCTGGAACTGGGGCTGGTCGACCGCATTGGCGGCCTGCACGAAGCGCTGGAAGCTGCGCGTGAGCTGGCCGGCATCGACGCCGATGAAACGGTGCGCGTGCGCAGCTATCCGCGCCAGCCAACCCCGATGGAGGCCCTGCAACAGATCTTCGGCCTGAGTGCGGAAGGTGCGCAGTCAGCATCGCGCCTGCAAGCACTCCTGGAGCTGCCGGAGGTGCGCGCAGCGCTGGAAGCGCGCGAGCGGGCGGGCGTACGCGGCGTGCAGATGCGTACCGACGAGACCGTGCCCCGCTAG
- a CDS encoding DUF3667 domain-containing protein, producing the protein MNDTLGEAADTVVEHVQADALGGLGTDRGDGGSDGICRNCGADLVGEFCHQCGQSARSLRRPFWTLVKESVETLFVMDGRVAQTLPALMVFPGRVSRDYLDGRRARFIPPFRLYVFASLIFFVLLPLTLGQGIGFDPSLGGIDTAREQLEQARDSGEMSEEEYREAVEGLGLAESILRGGAPQATPQDAPESTGSGRAATDLTGDLDAAGLGFVRDNASRLWAETRRWVPRIMFVLLPVYAGLLALVYLWRRRFFYFDHLIVSLHFHAALFLAMTVTVLASMVIGWGWATLGLLIYANAYLYRINRVVYGRGRFSSVVRTIVLDTLYFFFLMTGLLMAVIFGALSLAN; encoded by the coding sequence TTGAACGATACGCTGGGGGAAGCCGCAGATACGGTTGTCGAGCACGTCCAGGCAGATGCTCTGGGCGGGCTCGGCACCGACCGCGGTGATGGGGGCAGTGACGGGATCTGCCGTAATTGTGGCGCAGATCTGGTTGGCGAGTTTTGCCATCAATGCGGTCAAAGCGCGCGCAGCCTGCGGCGTCCCTTCTGGACGCTGGTAAAGGAAAGCGTCGAGACCCTGTTCGTCATGGACGGGCGGGTGGCACAAACCCTGCCGGCGCTGATGGTGTTTCCGGGCCGTGTATCGCGGGACTATCTTGACGGGCGCCGTGCCCGGTTCATTCCGCCCTTCCGCCTGTATGTCTTCGCGTCCCTGATATTCTTCGTTCTGCTGCCGCTGACGCTGGGGCAGGGGATCGGTTTCGATCCGTCCCTGGGCGGCATCGATACCGCTCGTGAGCAGCTGGAGCAGGCGCGCGATAGCGGCGAGATGAGCGAAGAGGAATACCGGGAGGCCGTTGAAGGGCTCGGACTGGCAGAGAGCATATTGCGCGGAGGCGCGCCGCAAGCGACGCCGCAGGACGCGCCGGAGAGCACCGGGAGCGGACGTGCGGCAACGGACCTGACAGGCGATCTCGACGCTGCAGGGCTTGGATTTGTTCGTGACAATGCGTCCCGCCTGTGGGCCGAGACCCGCCGGTGGGTGCCGCGTATCATGTTCGTCCTGCTGCCAGTCTACGCAGGCCTGCTGGCCCTGGTGTATCTGTGGCGGCGGCGCTTTTTCTATTTCGATCACCTGATCGTATCGCTGCATTTCCATGCGGCGCTGTTCCTGGCCATGACTGTGACCGTGCTGGCATCCATGGTGATCGGCTGGGGCTGGGCGACGCTGGGCCTCCTGATCTACGCCAACGCCTATCTCTACCGGATCAACCGGGTGGTCTACGGACGCGGCCGGTTCAGCTCGGTAGTGCGAACCATCGTGCTGGACACGCTGTATTTCTTCTTCCTTATGACGGGGCTGCTCATGGCGGTCATATTCGGTGCCCTGTCGCTGGCCAACTAG
- a CDS encoding peptide ABC transporter substrate-binding protein: MGIMRQAGSLALAGIAALALNACGRSNVDGDSVVLHRGNMAEPLTLDPHKASGTWENNIIGDMFIGLFTEDAAGETIPGMAESWEMAEDGLSWTFSLREAQWSDGEPVTAYDFEYALRRILTPETLANYASVLYPIRNARAVNTGEMTPEDLGVRAIDDRTLVIELEFPAPYLPGLLTHYTTFPVPRHVVERFGDAWVQPQNIQTNGPYRLVAWRASNYVHVTRNELFWDNDNVCIDEVFYYPTVDNAAAERRVRNGELDLITDFAGQSLPFLRQQVPDYVRVHPYLGIVYFSFNTTLDKFTDARVRNALGMAIDREFIAENILRAGQIPAHSFIPPGVDNYPGTARIGWFDAPVEERRRLARELLEEAGYGPNNPLRFTYTFRATGDNPRIAPVVQQDWQLIADWVQVDIQVVETQIHYSNMRSGDYELGDGGWIGDYNDAYNFLFLAETESVPMNYTRWSNEEYDTLVARANRTVDADQRGRLLVEAEQIMLDDMPYIPIVYYVNKSLVNPRVTGWEDNIVHIHRTRWMCFSDLEDGSAEG, from the coding sequence ATGGGGATAATGAGACAGGCGGGCAGCCTTGCGCTGGCCGGTATTGCCGCGCTGGCGCTTAACGCGTGCGGCCGCAGCAATGTCGATGGAGATTCGGTGGTTCTCCACCGGGGCAATATGGCAGAGCCCCTGACGCTCGATCCTCACAAGGCGTCGGGAACGTGGGAAAACAACATTATCGGTGACATGTTCATCGGGTTGTTCACCGAGGATGCCGCTGGCGAAACCATTCCGGGCATGGCCGAAAGCTGGGAAATGGCCGAGGACGGCTTAAGCTGGACCTTCAGCTTGCGTGAAGCGCAGTGGAGCGATGGCGAGCCGGTTACGGCCTATGATTTCGAGTACGCGCTGCGCCGGATCCTGACGCCTGAGACGCTGGCAAACTATGCCTCCGTTCTTTACCCCATCCGTAATGCGCGCGCCGTCAATACGGGCGAGATGACCCCTGAAGACCTGGGTGTGCGCGCGATTGATGACCGTACGCTGGTGATCGAGCTGGAGTTTCCGGCGCCATACCTGCCGGGCCTGTTGACGCACTACACAACCTTCCCCGTCCCCCGTCACGTCGTCGAGCGGTTCGGTGATGCGTGGGTGCAGCCGCAGAACATCCAGACCAATGGCCCCTACAGGCTGGTCGCGTGGCGGGCCAGCAATTACGTTCATGTGACCCGAAACGAGCTGTTCTGGGACAATGACAATGTCTGCATCGACGAGGTGTTCTACTACCCCACTGTCGACAATGCGGCCGCCGAGCGCCGGGTGCGCAATGGCGAGCTGGACCTGATCACCGACTTTGCCGGCCAGAGCCTGCCCTTCCTGCGCCAGCAGGTGCCGGACTATGTGCGCGTACACCCCTATCTCGGCATTGTGTATTTCTCCTTCAACACGACGTTGGATAAGTTCACCGACGCCCGCGTGCGCAATGCGCTCGGCATGGCGATTGACCGTGAGTTCATCGCCGAGAACATTCTGCGGGCCGGCCAGATCCCGGCGCACTCCTTCATTCCGCCCGGTGTTGACAATTATCCGGGCACGGCGCGCATCGGCTGGTTTGATGCGCCGGTAGAAGAGCGCCGCCGCCTGGCGCGCGAGCTTCTGGAAGAAGCCGGCTACGGGCCCAACAACCCGCTTCGCTTCACCTACACCTTCCGCGCGACGGGCGATAACCCGCGTATTGCGCCGGTGGTGCAGCAGGACTGGCAGCTGATTGCAGACTGGGTGCAGGTCGATATCCAGGTCGTCGAAACGCAGATTCACTACTCGAACATGCGCTCTGGCGACTACGAGCTGGGCGATGGTGGCTGGATCGGCGACTATAACGACGCCTACAATTTCCTGTTCCTGGCCGAGACTGAATCCGTGCCGATGAACTATACCCGCTGGTCCAACGAGGAGTACGACACGCTGGTGGCGCGGGCCAATCGCACGGTCGACGCCGACCAACGCGGCCGTCTGCTGGTGGAAGCCGAGCAGATCATGCTCGATGACATGCCCTACATCCCGATTGTCTACTATGTGAACAAGTCGCTGGTGAATCCCCGGGTGACGGGCTGGGAAGACAATATCGTCCACATTCACCGTACACGCTGGATGTGCTTCTCCGATCTTGAGGACGGTTCAGCTGAAGGCTGA
- a CDS encoding ABC transporter permease, whose translation MAFTSPPTEKAEMMERAAVSGRSLWDDARARLLRNRAAVASLVVLGVLCFLAFIGPLLWVHDSSFIYRDRVQIPPGWENWHLFGTDAQGRDLLARTLVGLRMSLMVGVVATAVSLVIGVLWGATAGFIGGRVDQLMMRIVDVLYSLPFIFFVIILMVVFGRNIILIFVAIGAVEWLTMARIVRGQTIALKGMEFVEAARAAGVSQFAIIRRHIVPNVLGPVVVYVTLTIPAVILAESFLSFLGLGVQEPLTSLGNLISNGARDMEVAPWTLIVPALTMMLTLFCFNFIGDGLRDAIDPKDR comes from the coding sequence ATGGCGTTTACATCTCCTCCGACCGAAAAGGCCGAAATGATGGAACGCGCCGCGGTAAGCGGCCGGTCCCTGTGGGATGATGCGCGTGCGCGCCTGCTGCGTAACCGCGCAGCTGTCGCCAGCCTCGTTGTCCTGGGTGTTCTGTGTTTCCTGGCGTTTATCGGACCGTTGCTGTGGGTGCATGATTCCAGCTTCATCTATCGTGACCGCGTGCAGATCCCGCCCGGCTGGGAAAACTGGCACCTGTTTGGTACCGACGCGCAGGGGCGTGACCTTCTGGCGCGCACGCTGGTCGGCCTGCGCATGTCGCTGATGGTCGGTGTGGTGGCAACCGCCGTGTCACTGGTCATTGGCGTTCTCTGGGGCGCGACAGCCGGCTTTATCGGCGGGCGCGTAGACCAGCTGATGATGCGCATCGTGGACGTGCTCTACTCGCTGCCCTTCATCTTCTTCGTTATCATCCTGATGGTGGTGTTCGGGCGGAATATCATCCTGATCTTCGTAGCCATCGGGGCCGTGGAATGGCTGACCATGGCGCGTATTGTGCGCGGGCAGACGATTGCCCTGAAGGGTATGGAGTTTGTCGAGGCGGCCAGAGCGGCCGGTGTCAGCCAGTTCGCCATCATCCGCCGGCATATCGTGCCGAACGTGCTGGGTCCGGTGGTGGTCTATGTGACGCTAACCATTCCGGCGGTGATCCTTGCCGAAAGCTTCCTCAGCTTCCTGGGTCTTGGCGTGCAGGAGCCGCTCACTTCGCTGGGCAATCTGATTTCCAACGGCGCGCGGGATATGGAAGTCGCGCCCTGGACGCTCATCGTGCCGGCGCTGACGATGATGCTGACGCTGTTCTGCTTCAACTTCATCGGGGATGGCCTGCGCGACGCTATCGATCCGAAGGATCGCTAG
- a CDS encoding ABC transporter permease, whose amino-acid sequence MLSYLARRLLVAIPTILVIITVAFFMMRAAPGGPFDLERPMPEEIRQNVMAAYGMDQPVWKQYVDYMAGIARFDLGPSLKFRDKSVADIIAEGFPVSAVIGALSISLAVFVGTIMGSLAALRQNTAADYTVVGISTIGIVIPPFVMGPILALLVGLHWGLLPTGGLDPRYGMTAERLILPVITLALPQIAIISRLMRASMIEVLRSNYVRTAKAKGLPAASVIVRHALRSAVLPLVSYLGPAAAALLTGSIVIEQVFQLPGIGRQFVQAALQRDYTVVMGVVILYASLIIILNLIADLLYAALNPKVKYD is encoded by the coding sequence ATGCTCAGTTATCTCGCCCGGCGCCTGCTCGTCGCTATCCCGACGATCCTGGTGATCATCACTGTTGCGTTCTTCATGATGCGCGCCGCGCCCGGCGGGCCGTTCGACCTTGAACGCCCGATGCCGGAAGAGATCCGCCAGAATGTCATGGCGGCCTATGGCATGGATCAGCCTGTCTGGAAGCAGTATGTGGACTACATGGCCGGGATCGCGAGGTTCGATCTTGGTCCGTCGCTGAAATTCCGTGACAAGTCGGTCGCCGACATCATAGCCGAGGGGTTCCCTGTATCGGCTGTGATAGGTGCGCTCTCGATCTCGCTGGCCGTGTTTGTCGGCACGATCATGGGCTCCCTTGCCGCGCTCCGGCAGAACACTGCAGCCGACTATACGGTGGTGGGCATATCGACGATCGGCATTGTCATTCCGCCCTTTGTGATGGGGCCAATCCTGGCCCTGCTCGTCGGTCTGCACTGGGGATTGCTGCCAACGGGCGGGCTTGATCCAAGGTATGGCATGACGGCGGAGCGACTCATCTTGCCCGTGATAACGCTGGCCCTGCCGCAGATCGCCATCATTTCCCGGCTCATGCGCGCCTCCATGATCGAGGTGCTGCGGTCGAACTATGTGCGAACGGCCAAGGCCAAGGGCCTGCCCGCTGCCAGCGTCATCGTGCGCCACGCCCTGCGCAGTGCCGTCCTGCCGCTGGTCAGCTATCTGGGCCCTGCCGCTGCGGCGCTGCTGACGGGCTCCATTGTGATCGAGCAGGTTTTCCAGCTGCCCGGTATCGGGCGCCAGTTCGTGCAGGCCGCCTTGCAGCGTGACTACACGGTCGTGATGGGCGTGGTCATACTCTATGCCAGCCTCATCATCATTCTGAATCTGATCGCGGATCTGCTCTATGCGGCGCTCAATCCGAAAGTGAAGTACGACTGA
- a CDS encoding MBL fold metallo-hydrolase, with protein sequence MAFQPGQADQVSPAIRRVVAGNSGAFTYTGTGTYLVGRGKVAVIDPGPAEEAHFAALNRALDGETVSHVIVTHHHLDHSALARRFADHHGAKIYGRPASGGRPMDPDAPVMEEGADFSFTPDHTLEDGDAIAGPGWTLDVLHTPGHTANHICLGLMEENALLCGDHIMGWATSVVLPPDGDMGDYLQQLERVRQRGFATLWPSHGPPVTDPEPFITAYIAHRHYREAQILYALEAGPSRITDLLPVMYAGLDERLYPAAAMSVWSHMVDLHRRGRVTAGGEPALDSTYALIR encoded by the coding sequence ATGGCGTTCCAGCCCGGACAGGCCGATCAGGTTTCCCCGGCCATCAGACGCGTGGTGGCAGGCAATTCGGGTGCCTTTACCTATACCGGCACCGGCACCTATCTGGTCGGGCGCGGCAAGGTTGCCGTGATCGACCCCGGCCCCGCAGAAGAGGCGCATTTTGCCGCGCTGAACCGGGCGCTGGACGGCGAAACGGTCAGCCACGTCATCGTCACCCATCACCATCTCGACCACTCTGCCCTCGCCCGGCGCTTTGCCGATCATCATGGCGCGAAAATCTACGGACGGCCCGCATCTGGCGGACGGCCCATGGATCCCGATGCGCCAGTAATGGAAGAAGGCGCTGATTTCAGCTTCACACCGGACCACACGCTGGAAGATGGCGATGCCATTGCCGGACCGGGCTGGACGCTGGACGTGCTGCACACGCCGGGCCATACGGCCAACCATATCTGCCTTGGCCTGATGGAAGAGAACGCCCTTCTGTGCGGCGATCACATCATGGGCTGGGCGACCTCGGTCGTGCTGCCGCCTGATGGCGATATGGGCGATTATCTCCAGCAGCTGGAGCGCGTGCGCCAGCGCGGCTTTGCGACGCTCTGGCCCAGCCACGGCCCGCCCGTGACAGACCCAGAACCCTTCATCACCGCCTACATCGCCCACCGGCATTACCGCGAGGCGCAGATTCTGTACGCGCTTGAAGCCGGACCATCACGGATTACAGATCTGCTGCCCGTCATGTATGCCGGGCTGGACGAGCGGCTCTACCCGGCCGCAGCCATGTCGGTCTGGTCCCACATGGTGGATCTGCACCGGCGCGGGCGCGTGACAGCGGGCGGCGAACCGGCGCTGGACAGCACTTACGCGCTTATCCGCTAG
- a CDS encoding DUF1499 domain-containing protein, producing MGILLTIRVIVIWLAGLAAIIVPFWFAAAGLGSRFGLWDWRFGLGIMTREIGPNLLFAALGLGALALVLLIATAIFVKDRRAGAGSWVAALAAIAVGAAGLWYAASVAARAAEIPPIHDISTDTTNPPQFTASLVIRRGADANSVDYAAKTDPRSGRPLPEVQAEAYPDIQPVIVSAEPLAAYQAALRVARELGWTVSTESERELMFEATATTFWYGFRDDIVVRVTALADGGAVVDARSVSRVGVSDLGANAARLRTFSDRLRDRLGED from the coding sequence ATGGGCATTTTGCTGACCATCAGGGTAATCGTTATCTGGCTGGCAGGGCTGGCTGCGATCATCGTGCCATTCTGGTTCGCAGCCGCAGGGCTGGGCTCGCGTTTTGGCCTGTGGGACTGGCGCTTCGGCCTTGGCATAATGACGCGCGAGATCGGGCCAAACCTGCTTTTTGCCGCCCTGGGGCTGGGCGCGCTGGCGCTGGTCTTGCTGATTGCCACGGCGATTTTCGTCAAGGATCGCAGGGCAGGAGCCGGCTCGTGGGTTGCGGCACTAGCGGCGATCGCCGTCGGTGCGGCCGGCCTTTGGTACGCTGCATCTGTGGCCGCACGCGCTGCCGAGATTCCGCCCATCCACGACATTTCCACTGATACGACGAACCCGCCCCAGTTTACCGCTTCGCTGGTTATCCGGCGCGGGGCGGACGCCAATAGCGTCGATTACGCTGCCAAGACCGATCCGCGTTCGGGCCGCCCGCTGCCGGAGGTGCAGGCGGAGGCCTATCCCGACATCCAGCCGGTTATCGTGTCCGCCGAGCCGCTGGCTGCCTATCAGGCGGCCTTGCGGGTGGCACGCGAGCTGGGCTGGACGGTCTCCACCGAGTCCGAGCGTGAGCTCATGTTCGAGGCGACCGCGACGACCTTCTGGTACGGTTTCCGCGACGATATTGTGGTGCGCGTCACGGCGCTTGCCGATGGCGGGGCCGTGGTGGATGCGCGGTCCGTATCGCGCGTAGGCGTATCTGATCTCGGTGCCAATGCGGCGCGCCTGCGCACTTTCTCGGACCGTCTGCGTGACCGGCTGGGCGAGGACTAG